Proteins encoded by one window of Enterococcus saccharolyticus subsp. saccharolyticus:
- a CDS encoding 3-deoxy-7-phosphoheptulonate synthase: MEKERKNLSFKALSQHINLDTVKSISKLTEEEAAKKAARDEELKAVMEGKDDRFLLVIGPCSADNEAAVLEYAKRLAKLQEEVKDKIFIVQRVYTNKPRTNGDGYKGLLHQQDPSGEINLVRGMVAVRKMHKRVLTETGLTTADEMLYPENLEFIEDLVSYHAVGARSVEDQQHRFVASGIDHPTGLKNPTSGNINVLFNALYASQQKQELMYNGMEVETSSNPLAHVILRGALKENGSVVPNYHYEDLLKVIEAYKKGNYKNPFIMVDTNHDNSGKKYNEQIRIVQEVLTNRQWNEEIKQYVRGFMIESYLEDGRQEPGGGVFGQSITDPCLGWEKTEELVRYIAANV, from the coding sequence ATAGAAAAGGAGAGAAAGAATTTGAGTTTTAAAGCATTAAGCCAACATATTAATTTAGATACAGTGAAATCAATTTCAAAATTAACTGAAGAAGAAGCTGCCAAAAAAGCAGCACGCGATGAAGAATTAAAAGCAGTCATGGAAGGGAAAGACGATCGCTTTTTATTAGTGATTGGTCCTTGTTCTGCAGATAATGAAGCAGCCGTTTTAGAATATGCCAAAAGATTAGCAAAACTACAAGAAGAAGTAAAAGATAAAATTTTCATTGTCCAACGTGTATACACAAACAAACCGCGTACCAATGGCGATGGTTATAAAGGTTTATTACACCAACAAGATCCTTCTGGTGAAATCAACTTAGTTCGCGGCATGGTTGCGGTACGTAAAATGCACAAACGTGTGTTAACAGAAACTGGATTAACTACGGCTGATGAAATGTTGTACCCTGAAAACTTAGAATTCATTGAAGATTTAGTCAGTTACCATGCAGTGGGTGCTCGTTCTGTAGAAGATCAACAACACCGCTTTGTAGCAAGTGGTATTGATCACCCGACAGGATTGAAAAATCCAACAAGTGGAAATATCAATGTATTATTCAATGCGTTATATGCAAGCCAACAAAAACAAGAATTAATGTACAATGGTATGGAAGTCGAAACTAGTTCAAATCCCTTAGCACATGTGATTTTGCGTGGAGCATTAAAGGAAAACGGCAGTGTCGTACCAAATTACCATTACGAAGACTTATTAAAAGTCATTGAAGCTTACAAAAAAGGCAATTACAAAAATCCATTTATCATGGTTGATACGAACCACGATAATTCTGGTAAAAAATACAATGAACAAATTCGTATTGTGCAAGAAGTATTAACCAATCGTCAATGGAACGAAGAAATCAAGCAATATGTTCGTGGATTTATGATTGAAAGTTACTTAGAAGACGGACGTCAAGAACCTGGGGGCGGTGTTTTTGGACAATCGATTACAGACCCTTGTCTAGGATGGGAAAAAACTGAAGAGCTTGTCCGCTACATTGCCGCAAACGTTTAA
- a CDS encoding ChbG/HpnK family deacetylase — protein sequence MKKLLFRADDLGYSEGVNYGIEKSVKAGLIRSVGVMMNMPATEHGIALLQESDIAFGQHTNICIGRPLSDPKTIPSLVDESGQFKSSKVYRQAQEDFVVFDEALIEINAQYQQFLSYFQRKPDYFEGHAIASATFFKALEHFAATHGLTYSGLPAGAEPNALKADAFIFVNQTKVYLTMESMNPAYNPYATFSQLVENLHDDGVHMMIFHPGYLDAFLLENSSLVVPRTQEVVFLTDPKIATYLKEEKIECIDYRAF from the coding sequence GTGAAAAAATTATTGTTTCGTGCTGATGATTTAGGTTATTCAGAAGGAGTCAACTATGGCATCGAGAAATCGGTTAAAGCGGGATTGATTCGTAGTGTCGGCGTGATGATGAACATGCCTGCGACAGAGCATGGGATTGCGCTATTGCAAGAATCTGATATCGCATTTGGCCAACATACGAATATTTGTATCGGTCGTCCGTTGTCTGATCCTAAAACAATCCCTTCTTTAGTGGATGAATCTGGTCAGTTCAAATCGTCGAAAGTTTACCGTCAAGCACAGGAAGACTTTGTTGTTTTTGATGAAGCGTTAATTGAGATTAATGCGCAATATCAACAATTTTTGTCTTACTTTCAGCGAAAACCAGATTATTTTGAAGGACATGCGATTGCAAGTGCAACTTTTTTTAAAGCATTAGAACATTTTGCTGCTACACATGGATTAACGTATTCAGGATTACCAGCGGGTGCAGAACCCAATGCATTAAAGGCAGACGCATTTATTTTTGTTAATCAAACGAAAGTATATTTGACAATGGAGAGTATGAATCCGGCGTACAATCCATATGCGACTTTTTCGCAATTGGTGGAAAATCTACATGATGATGGTGTCCATATGATGATTTTTCATCCGGGGTATTTAGATGCCTTTTTGTTAGAAAATTCGTCATTAGTAGTTCCTCGCACACAAGAAGTCGTGTTTTTGACTGATCCTAAGATTGCGACATATTTAAAAGAAGAAAAGATTGAATGTATCGACTACCGTGCATTTTAA
- a CDS encoding MurR/RpiR family transcriptional regulator: MNIEMLIEKYQLNNAEAQVLRYMQENKHALKQMGIREVAKQSFVSTATIVNMSKKIGFSGYSELVFFFQNELTPPTPPTYQVVSKHELQQFTHLLTKYKDKRIMILGFGFSQNLANYFAESLNLYGFRATANGHLEFLRESVEDDMLIIVISNSGETRRLLELTRTAAEHRLEVIAFVGERYSSVGSLARLTISSNTYSPRSFQEFAPSLFFGTALNQFELLLSEALKSIFN; encoded by the coding sequence ATGAATATTGAAATGCTAATTGAGAAATATCAATTGAACAATGCAGAAGCGCAAGTCCTGCGTTACATGCAAGAAAATAAACACGCGTTAAAACAAATGGGTATTCGCGAAGTTGCCAAACAATCTTTTGTCTCAACTGCCACAATTGTCAATATGTCGAAAAAAATCGGTTTTTCTGGTTATAGTGAATTAGTTTTTTTCTTCCAAAATGAACTAACACCACCCACACCACCTACTTACCAAGTTGTTTCAAAACACGAATTGCAACAATTTACCCACTTGTTAACAAAATATAAAGACAAACGAATTATGATTTTAGGTTTTGGTTTCTCCCAAAATTTAGCCAATTATTTTGCGGAGTCTTTAAATTTATATGGTTTTCGTGCAACAGCGAACGGTCACTTAGAATTTTTGCGAGAATCGGTCGAAGATGACATGTTAATTATCGTTATTTCTAATTCTGGTGAAACCCGTCGCTTATTAGAATTAACCCGTACGGCTGCCGAACATCGTTTAGAAGTCATTGCTTTTGTCGGGGAACGTTATTCTTCTGTCGGTTCATTGGCTCGGTTAACGATTAGCAGTAATACTTATTCGCCTCGTTCCTTTCAAGAATTCGCTCCTAGTTTATTTTTTGGCACAGCATTGAATCAATTTGAATTACTCTTAAGCGAAGCACTCAAATCCATTTTCAATTAG
- a CDS encoding GNAT family N-acetyltransferase, producing MEIIIAPFVPEDSEGLWLLEQIWDETNTPVPLNTEDYETFKKKLGDQELLVAHSGQEVVGSLSYHVIDTIPSRNKQWIFGIAVSPQAQGQGVGRLLIEEVIRLARQVGIAKLSLRVMATNPGAIAFYQKMGFEQEAHYKKEFWINGMWVDDFQFAYYL from the coding sequence ATGGAAATAATAATTGCTCCCTTTGTTCCAGAAGATAGTGAGGGACTATGGTTACTGGAACAAATTTGGGATGAAACCAATACCCCAGTTCCTCTTAACACAGAGGACTACGAAACGTTTAAGAAAAAATTAGGTGACCAAGAGCTCCTAGTTGCACACAGCGGACAAGAAGTGGTAGGATCATTGTCGTATCACGTAATTGATACAATTCCTTCTCGTAATAAACAATGGATTTTTGGGATTGCCGTCAGTCCACAAGCACAAGGACAAGGTGTCGGTCGTCTGTTGATTGAAGAAGTCATTCGTTTGGCTAGACAAGTAGGTATTGCGAAGCTATCCTTACGTGTCATGGCGACGAATCCTGGAGCGATTGCTTTTTATCAAAAGATGGGCTTTGAACAAGAGGCACATTACAAAAAAGAATTTTGGATAAATGGCATGTGGGTGGATGATTTTCAGTTTGCGTATTACCTCTAA